Genomic segment of Panicum virgatum strain AP13 chromosome 2K, P.virgatum_v5, whole genome shotgun sequence:
GAGAAATACTTCAATGGTATCGATGAGAAGATAAAACAAACGATTGGCACAAGCAATCTACACTAACAAAATTAATAACCCATAAAAATGGATTATTATATAACTGAACTCAAACTGTATCATTATATTTATTATGATGATATCTTTAAAATAAGATCACACATGAGTTTATTTCAATATTTGTTCAGTTGGAATAATTTGATGGTAAACAGAAACAATTTTAGTTCTAAGAGAAATAAATTCTGCAcattcaaaaaatgaaattgTTCTGGAACAAATTAAAATGTTCAGAAAAACTATTCTCTAAATGAACTAGAAAATATGTTAATaacaaaataaaatgttctTAGAAAAAATATTGACAGGAAGAAATTGTTTCAAAACAAATAttctagaaaaaaatatatatttcggAAGTCGGAACAAATATGATCCATACATAGTAAAATTAGGTCTAGATTTCAAAGTTTTATTTTAGATAACATAATAGTTCGATTCGAAAGAAGAAATTGTTCtggaacaaattaaaaaaaccAACGAAAAGATATTGTTTCAAATGATAAAAAAATGagtaaaatttaaaatagaagttGTCCTAAGAACAGAACAAAATTTTATGCCGGAAAATTTATTCTtgaataattaaaaatattttagaaaaatatcatCTAAATATAGTCAAATGTGGTCTGATTTTAAAGATCTTATTGTAAGTAACACAAAAATGTGAATAGAAAATTGATTTGGACAATCACATTTTGAATTACGGATCTTTTAGATTCAAATCGTATTTGCACAATAATCTATGAGATGTCAGGTGCCTTTTCTGCCAAACCGCCCTGGTTGACGTGGAATAGAAAacgaagaaaaaagaaaaggagacggGCCAATGAAAGAATAGTTGAACTGGGCCGGGCCCATGCTAAGGTAGTTCCGCCGGAAAACCTATACATCTCCCGGAAGAAATTTGTTAGATATCTTCcactgtttgagattcgtgctgACTAAAATAAATGGACACGATGAAATCTGGTGGGAGAAATTGTATGCACAAGCACAACTTGCTGTGGGGGAGCTGGACAGCTGTCCAAGCACAGCTGGCTAAGGTGGAAAGAGAAGTTCCATAGATTCCTTTTGGATCGTACACTTTGCTTTCAATTTTCTTTTGAACTATAAATGTTTTCATGATTCTGTTTGGACCATGGTGTTACTTACAATTTATGCAACAAAATAAGATAcaatatgaatatatttttattgtttTTAAAAATCAACATTTCTAATGTATCGTTTCAATTGTTGAAACATATATGTTCAATAATTTATATGTGCTGATTCAACATGTCCTCATAAATGTTGAATCAGTTTATTAGAATTGTTGTACTGCATTTTTAAAATGTTGATTGAAGTAGTTTAAAATGTTGACTAATTTGGCACTTTTGGATGTATCATCTTGAAGTATATTCTTTAGCAGAGGAAACAATTTAGTATGTCagattaaaagaaaaaagaaagcgCACCTATGacctgtgttgtgtgtgtccACGTACAGTTTGTGGTGGTTGCATGTtgctttttattttttggatGGCGGTTACATGCTGCATGCTGCGGGCGCATTGTAGATATGGGCCGTACGTGTGCCATGCAATGAATAGCTATACATCTTCCAGAATGCCCCTAGTTCTGCGCATGCTGTTGTTTTCTGCGACAGCTCGCGTTGCAGTAGCATATGCGATGAATAGAATTGCCGCGTTATCCTACAAGCCGTGCGATCGAGAACCAACGGCTGCGATCGCTTGAGTGGTGCGGGACCCGGGAGTCGGCGCGTGCGCAAACACGTTGCAGACTGCCATTCCCACGTCATCTCTCCCTCCTCTTCacctcgtcgtcgtcttcctcctcgcctTGCACTCCTACTTCCTCTGTTCCTCCTCGGGTCGCCGTCGCGTCACGTTACAGCCGCAGGGCGCGGCCCCGAGGAGAAGCGGGGTAgcgggaagcggcggcggggagagaTGATCTCGCAGTTCTTCGTGCTGTCGCAGCGCGGCGACCACATCGTCTTCCGCGACTGTAAGATCTGGATCCCGTCTCGTCCCCGCCCGATCTGGGCGGGCAAATTTCGCTTATTCGTTGTGATCCTGTGCTGATTCGATTCGAAACTTCGTGCGGGAGGGTGCAGATCGCGGCGAGGTGCCTAAGGGCAGCGCGGAGATCTTCTTTCGGAAGGTGAAGTTctggaacgacgacgaggcagaGGAGGCGCCCCCAGTCTTCGTACGCATCTATTCCTTACTCTTGCGCTCTTACTCAGACTCCAAATTTTGCCAAAATTGGTAGGAAACTTAAAATTGTTTTAGCAGCGAGCTTATCAGTCGATCGGGACTAGCACTATGATTCTCTGAAAACGTGTGCATTGGGAAGCTGACGAGCAGCGGCGAATTGTAGATAGAGGAGCATTACCTTAGAAATCAGGGCCACTATGACACAGGAATTCAGCTGTTTCTGGGATCATTATTTGATTTGTTTCCTATTGTCTAGCGAACTCCCTGTTCTGTTCCCATCGGTAGTGTATAATGGATCATTCATTCATTTGGTTATAGCATGAGAGGATACATTTTGCATGAATATACGCCCAGGACGAAGGTTTTAGGATGAACTGAAATAACTGAACATAATACTTTTGTGATTTATTCCAGCTACTTTGCCACTATTTAAAATTAGCAAGACCTGTGCCCATTAAGATATATATGTAGTCCAGTGGACAATGAGCTATTTTGCATGCGTGTGATATGCAGTTCTCCAATCAGTGGATCCTTTTTTAGGAAAATTCATCTTGAGGTAAAACAGTATGTTGGCATATTAGAATATTTGATCCTAGATTAAACTGAAAGAGTAAACGTCAGTTTTGTGGATGACAAGATAGAGAGTCCATCTGTGTTCTGCttattggtgcatttctttaCTACTTGATCTGACACCTGGTATTTCACCTTTTGTGATGACAGAATGTTGATGGGGTTAACTATATTCACGTCAAGGTTGCAGGACTATTTTTTGTAGTAACTACAATGGTTAATGTTTCTCCATCCCTTCTCTTGGAACTTCTGCAAAGGATTGCACGTGTCACAAAAGATTATCTTGGTGTTCTGAATGAAGATTCACTGCGGAAGAATTTTATTTTGGTGTATGAATTGCTCGACGAAGTCATTGTAAGTGCTATACACCACAACTCACACCAGTATCAACTCCTATCCTTTCTGACCTAGTTTTTAGGTCGCTACCAAACTCTAGTATGATTTTAACAAAGAAGTTGCGTGGTTCTGCAGTGATTAGTATGATTTTTCATCTCTTTATGGTAATGCTTACTGTCATCTATTGTGCAACTAGGACTTTGGATACCCACAAACAACCTCTACTGAGGTTCTGAAGTCATACATATTCAATGAACCTATCATGGTTGATGCTGGACGGCTACCACCGCTTGGTCCTGCTGCTATGTTCATGGTAAGACTTATGCATATTAATGCAAGAAATATAGTATTAGAGTTACTTGACTAAGAAACGTGCTTTCCCCATACTATTGTGGCAGTGGCATAGTTTCAAAATTGACACCCTTACCTTTTGCAGCAAGGCACAAAGCGTATGCCTGGTACAGCTGTTACAAAATCTGTTGTTGCTAATGAGCCTGGGgggaagaagagggaggaaaTTTTTGTTGATATAATTGAGAGAATAAGTGTGACATTCAGCTCTAGTGTAAGTACCAGTTTAAGCCATGCCttgttaattattttttttctcctcaATATTTAAAGATGTtgagcaatttttttttctggaaatCATTCTATTAAATTTGTTGCTTTGAATGTCAGATGGTGATGATGCCCATTGCAATGTTACTTTTCATTTTGTAGACCATCATTTAGTGTTATTTGTTATCGCCTTTACTGCCAAAGCCTACCTTTTACCGTCTTGTTCCTTATTCCATTACTGTAAAGTGATTTCTGTGCTTACTAATTGAGACTGGAGACAAATAAACGGGCCAGTCACTATCATGTTCCTTTTTTTACTATGGAATTCCAACTCTATGGGACAGGTTCTTGTTGTGACAAGTGAGGACCTAATAGTTCTCAATCTTGTGATTTTTCTTGCACTTAGTTTTGTGGCAGATCTGTTAATTTTTCTTCAATTACTAAAGGGCACTTTATTTTTGTTGTCTCATTTATTTCTCTGTAGTTATATGATATCAcatatcattttttttcatgaCTTATATCTCATTTTCATTAAACAGGGCTACATACTTACATCTGAGATTGATGGAACAATTCAAATGAAAAGTTACCTCACTGGAAACCCAGAAATTCGTCTTGCTCTCAATGAGGATTTGAGCATTGGAAGAACCGGATCTTCTTCCTATGGTATGACCATTTGCTTTTCCTTTGACATGTACGTTCTCTACTCATTGATGTATAGTGTGCATATGACATAAGAAGTTTATCTCCTTTGTTATGGCTATTTCTGAATATTGATCGCAGACAATATTACAAATATTTAATGCCAGATTACAGAAGTTCTTCTTCTGGAGGAGCAGTCATTCTTGATGATTGTAACTTCCATGAGTCAGTATATCTGGACAGCTTTGACATTGACAGAACTTTGACTTTAGTAAGTTCTCTAATAAAGCTTTTATATCTAGCTATGTCATTTGTTCGAGCAGAACTTCAAGCACTATACAATGTGTTAACTGTTAGATAATTTACATTTACCATTGCATAGATACCACCTGATGGAGAATTTGCTGTAATGAACTACCGGATGACCCAAGAATTTAAGCCACCATTCCGTGTAACTGCACTGATTGAAGAAGCTGGACCATCAAGGGTATGGAATTCTTGTCTTGCTATTAGGCATTGATGCTATTATGTTTTCAATTTGGTGAAACCTATTTCTTTTATTATCTACACAGGCTGAAGTTCTACTGAAGATAAGAGCAGACTTCTCTGCAAATGTCACAGCTAACACAATCACAGTACAAATGCCAGTGCCCTCCTACACAATGAGGTTAACTGTAGCTTTATATTGTTCGTAATAAGTTAGAAAAACGGGAGAAGCTGACTGCTGTTTTTAATGTTAGCTAAAGTTTAACGTCATGGATTACATTGCAGAGCAAGTTTTGAGTTGGAAGCTGGAGCAGTTGGGCAAACAACAGATTTTAAGGAGGGATCCAGGAGACTTGAGTGGAATCTAAAGAAGGCAAGTGCCAACAAGGATCATCATATGTACATCGTGCATGTATATGCACTGGAACTGTTAACTTGGCTAAATTATTTTCACTTTCGACACTACAGATTGTTGGTGGTTCTGAGCACACCCTTCGTGCAAAGCTGACATTTTCCCAGGAATCACATGGTACATGTTTTGTTTAAAGCATCTCATGCTTATGCCGTGACTTGGCAGGGTCGTTTTACTTGCCTGTTAGGCAACTTGTTGTGACATCCTCCTTTGTGAAATGCAGGAAATATCACAAGGGAAGCTGGTCCGGTGAACATGAATTTCACTATACCTATGTACAATGCGTCAAAGTTGCAGGTAAGGCCCTTTATGCCTTTGTGAAATGTATCCATTCGCACTCTAGAGCTTGGAAGTGCTGGTTCCACTAGCAAAATTATTGGTTCACGATTGATCATCTTTTGAGTGCATTTTTTAAGTTAGCCATGTGCTTTTTGAAACTTGTCTCTACAAAGTGCAATACACTCTTAGCTCTTATGTAGTTTACATATTCTCCAAGGCCTTCACTGCTCAAAAACATTGACATGCATAATTCGTTGCGGAATGTTTCTGATC
This window contains:
- the LOC120694514 gene encoding AP-4 complex subunit mu-like: MISQFFVLSQRGDHIVFRDYRGEVPKGSAEIFFRKVKFWNDDEAEEAPPVFNVDGVNYIHVKVAGLFFVVTTMVNVSPSLLLELLQRIARVTKDYLGVLNEDSLRKNFILVYELLDEVIDFGYPQTTSTEVLKSYIFNEPIMVDAGRLPPLGPAAMFMQGTKRMPGTAVTKSVVANEPGGKKREEIFVDIIERISVTFSSSGYILTSEIDGTIQMKSYLTGNPEIRLALNEDLSIGRTGSSSYDYRSSSSGGAVILDDCNFHESVYLDSFDIDRTLTLIPPDGEFAVMNYRMTQEFKPPFRVTALIEEAGPSRAEVLLKIRADFSANVTANTITVQMPVPSYTMRASFELEAGAVGQTTDFKEGSRRLEWNLKKIVGGSEHTLRAKLTFSQESHGNITREAGPVNMNFTIPMYNASKLQVRYLQIAKKSKTYNPYRWVRYVTQANSYVARL